The segment TAATTATACTATTCAACATTACTTACAGAGGTTTAGTTACATTTTCAAGGGGAGGAATGATTACTGGTTTTATAATGATAACAGTATTAATTTTATATTTATTTATAAAATCAAAAAGCCAAGGGAAATATAATATTTATCGATTGTTAATTTTTATGATGGGCGCCTTTTTTGTGACTTGGTTATATACTTCCAATCAAACAGGTGGATTAATTGATAAACGATATGCCAATCAAGATGCAGCAGGAAGAGTGAAGGAAAGTAAATTTTCGGGGAGGGAAGAAATTTGGGATAGTGAAATAGCTGATTTTCTTGATAATCCGGTTTTTGGTATTGGAGTTGCAAAAGCACTGGAAATAAGAGAGGAAAAATCAGGTGGATACATTGTTGCATCTCATAGTGAAATTTCAAGAACACTAGCTGAACACGGAACAATGGGGATAATAGCATTATTAATAGTTTTATTTACGCCGATTTTCTTATTTCTTGATAATCAGCAACATATATACTTGTTTTGCTTCGTTATATTCTGGTTGCTAACAATTAATCATGCTGCAATGCGGTTAGCCGCACCAGCTTTTGTATATTCGCTATCGTTATTAAAAGTATTTATTGGTGAAGAACCTCCTTTACATAGGGAATAAATTATCAGATCATGGATATACTTCTACTTCTATTGAAACATTAGGAATGTTTCTGGAAGCAGAAGGTTTTCATGTTTATTATGCTTCATCCAAAAAAAATAAAGTCTCGCGAATGTTTGAGATGATATTGAAAACATTCAAATATGCCAGAAAAGTTGATTATGTTTTAATTGACACCTATAGTACTAAGAATTTTTGGTATGCTTTTATTATTTCCCAGCTTTGCAGAATTCTAAATTTAAAATACATACCTAAACTTCACGGTGGTAATTTGCCAAGTAGAATTGTGCGAAGTAAATTCTTTTCAAATTTAATTTTTAAAAATGCCTATATAAATATTGCACCATCTTATTACTTATTAGAAGCTTTTAAAAAAAGTGGGTATACGAATTTAAAATATATTCCCAATACCATTGAAATGCAATTGTATCCATCTACAGTTAAAGAATTTAAATCACCAAAAATACTTTGGGTAAGATCATTTGCTAAAATATACAATCCGTTAATGGCGGTTAAAGTTTTTATCAAAATAAAGGCTGCTTTTCCTGAAGCCAAAATTTGTATGGTAGGTCCCAAAAAAGATGATAGTTATTCAAAAACTTTAAAATTTGCCAAAAAAAATAATATCGAAGTCATTTTTACAGGCAAATTGTCAAAAACAGATTGGATTGAATTGTCAAAAGACTACAATGTTTTTATAAATACAACACATTTTGATAATACACCCATTAGTGTTATTGAAGCCATGGCTTTGGGCTTACCGGTTGTGTCAACAAATGTTGGTGGAATTCCTTATTTATTAGAGCATGACGTAAATGCACTTTTGGTAAACGATGACGATGTTGATGGTATGACAGATCAAATTAACCGACTTTTCACAGAACCAAATCTGGCCAATACTTTATCGGAAAAAGGCAAAGAATCGGTTCAAAGCTTTGATTGGGAAATAGTTAAAAAGCAATGGATAGAATTACTCGTTTAAAAGGTTTTTAGTAACTTGCGACTTCAAAATTCTTTTACCCCAAGAAATGAACAAATACAAGGATATACATTTTGAAGTATCGGAAAGAAAAATTCTTTTACGGATTTTTGACGTTATTTCTGTACTTCTTTCTTTGTATTTAGTTGGTATTGTATTCAAATTCAATTATTTCAATATTTCGACCACCAATTTTTATTGGACAATTGTATTAGGGATTTACCTGAATTTTATTGGGTCTGTTTTTGAAATGTATAACCTGCAGGTTGCCAGCAATCAATTTCAGGTTATAAAAAGTATCATCCTTACTTCATCAATAACGGTTTTGATGTATTTATTAACGCCGGTTTATACGCCGCTTCTTCCAACTAACCGTCTTCAAATACTCATTTTTTACCTGGCTATTTTTGTAGCATTATTTATATGGAGAATGATTTATGTGCGTTTTTTTGCGTCCAATAGATTTTCAAAAAAAGTAATTCTGATTTGTGATAAAGAACAACTCAAAGAACTGGTTCATGCGCTCGAAAGTGCTGATCCACATTATCGTGTTTTAGGGTTTGTTAACTCTGATAGTGCCAATACCAAAACAAATGATAAAATAAAAAGCATTGACATTAATAATCTTGAAGCATTTGTCAAGGAAAATTCAATTTCAGAAGTTGTAATTGCCTCCCAAAAAACAGATGGAATAACCGTAAATCTTTATAACCAATTGATACATTTATTAGAAAACGGTTATATAATTAGAGAGTATACACAGGTTTATGAAAATATTACGCAACGAATTCCGGTGCAATATGTTTCCCGGGATTTTTACCGTTATTTCCCATTTAGCAGAAGCAACCAAAATCATTTTTACTTAATTATTGTACGTCTTTTTGAGATTATATTTTCACTAATTGGTTTATTAATAGGTCTAGTGATTTTACCATTAATTTTGATTGGAAACCTTTTTGGAAACAGAGGAAAATTATTTTACACTCAGGAAAGAGTAGGTAAGAATGGTAAAATTTTCAATATTGTCAAGTATAGGACAATGGTTAAGAATGCTGAAGAAGAAGGTGCAGTTTTTGCCACGACAAATGATAGCAGAGTAACACCATTTGGGAAAATAATGCGAAAGTCGCGTATGGACGAAATACCACAGTTTATCAATATTCTTAAAGGTGATATGGCCGTAATTGGACCAAGACCAGAGCGTCCGATTTTCGTAAGCGAAATTGCCGAAGTGATGCCGTTTTATGAAACACGTCACGTTATAAAGCCTGGACTAACAGGCTGGGCACAGGTGAATTATTCTTATGGTGAAACTATTGACGATAGCCTGATTAAACTTCAATACGATTTGTATTATATCAAGCACCGAAGTATTTTTCTGGATGTTAATATCATATTCAAAACCCTGAGCACCGTTTTACTTTATCGGGGACAATAATTTCAAAGGGTTTCTCCCATTCAATTTCAATAAAATATACAGATTGGTTACAATAAATGGCATCATTATCATCAGATGTGGTTTTGTTAGCATCAGTATGCAGTATATCAAAAGCAATATCAACAATGTGGCGTTAAGCTTTTTCAAAAAATTATTCTTCGCAAACGGAATCAAAAGAAACAGCGGATTAAAGAGCAGCGCATTGTAATTCCATAACAATTCCTCATGTTGGGAATATAAACCAATCAGGCATAGAAAAAGCCCCAAAATGCCACAAACAAAAAGATAGCCTTTAAATAAAAAAAGTTTGTTGGTAATTACCAATAACAGAAGCACCACACAAATCAAGTAAATGCTATCGAAAAACGAGAATTGAGGCTGACTAGAAACTCCCTGAACTACAGTTTCCTTTTTTGAAACCAATGGTTTTCCGTCTACTGTAGCTTTATCTAAACTGTTCAGCAATTCTATAGGAAGAAACAACTTCTCTGCATTTTGGTCGGTTTTGGCTCCAAAAACAATATTAATTCCCAATTTATACCAAAAATAATTCTCGAAATAAGGATATAAAACCGTTCGGTAGCTAATCGATTTATCGTCTACTTTCTGAATTTTTTCAGTGCCAAACAAACCGTTTATTTTATTGACAACCATTGAGGTACAGTTTCTGTCAATAAATTTATAGGTATAACTTTTTTCGTCCGAAAGCAACGATTTATTTAGTGCGTCAAATAGTTCCTGTTTTTTTGCTAGCGGTAAGTTTAGCGTCTGTTCAATAACCTGCCTTCTTTCTAATTTGTATTCAAAAACAAAATCATCATATGAAGTTACTTTCATATAATACTGCAAATCGCCTTTTACAAATTTGAAGTAGAAATTTTCAGTCCTGAAATCAAAATAACCATAATTATATACTACATCAAGCGCATTATTTGGGTCAGTGATTCTAAGTGCGGTGTGCCCAAAAGTAGAATACAATTCTTCACCCCTGTCGCAGGTAAAAATACTAACCTGTGCGTCAGCAGAAAGATTTGGTTCCTGCGAAAATGCAATGAAACTATACAAGAGTAAGGAAAAACAAAGAATTTTTTTGAGCATAATTTTTATCTAAAAATACTTAAATCTATTTTCACAGAAAAAATATTGGAATACAAAGCGGCACTTTGGTCACCTAAATCAGTCAAAGCATAATCAACCTGAATGCCTTTGTATTTAAATCCCAAACCAATATTGGGCTGAAAGTTAACTTTAGTGCTTCCGTCAAGTTGCTCTACATTTTGAAAATTTCCAACACCGGCGCGAAGAAAGACCAAATCGGTATAGCCAAACTCCAATCCCAAAGCCGGGTCAATACTAAAGGCACTGTTAGAAATGATGTCGTTGGTTTCGGCAAACTGCATATTCAAATTAACTGCTGCAAGCAAAGTGTACTCCGTATGAAAATCAAATTTTTTGGAAACCCCAAGTTGCGCTTTTGGAAAAGTTATTTCGGTACTTTCAGGCGGTTCCTGATTTTGTCCGGCAACGGCATCTTTTATTTCATTGTATTTATCTTCATCAATTGCCCATATGTTGTAAGTTGTCGTAATATCGCGAAGCATTACACCATAATGCCAATCATTACTTTCATACTGCAATCCGAAATCAAAACCAAAACCCCACGAACTGGCAAAATCGCCAATAACCCTGCGGATGACTTTGGCATTCACTCCATATTGTAAGCCTTCAACCAATGTTGGGCGCCTTGCATACGAAAACGTCAAGCCATAATCGGCGGTTGAAAAAAGGCTGATTCTGTTGTAGTCAATATTTCCTTCGCTGTCAATAAGCTGTGTGGTATTTAAGATGTCATCCACTCCGAAACGTATTAGGGAAATTCCCCAAGCACTTCTGTCATCTATCTTTTTGGCGTAAGCTGCATAATCATATTGGGCAATATTGGCAAAGTAACTCGCATGCATCAGTGCAGCTTCGCTGTCTTCAATTTTTAATAAACCTGCCGGATTCCAATAGCCCGAATTTACATCGCTTGTAAAAGCCGTAACTGCATTAGACATTCCCAAAGCAGCAGCATCAACCCCAATGTTCATGAATTCATTGGAATATTTTCTAACTGATTGTGCATGAGTGATTATGCTAATAAAAAGCAGTAGAATAGCAATTGTTTTTTTCAAGGCAATTTTTCTTTTTACAAATATCAAATAAAAATCTCTAATATAAAACGTAGAAAGCTTTAACTTATTGTATTAGATTTGTATTTCTTTTTTAAAAGCTAATTGAATTCGTATGAAAATTAAAGCACTGATTCCGAACTTATTTACAATGCTTAATCTGTTTTGTGGATGTGTGGCTTTGGTTATGATTTCTAATCTAAACTTTGATTGGGCATTTTTCTTCGTTTGTTTGGGTATTTTCTTTGATTTTTTTGATGGTTTTTTTGCCCGTAAATTTGGAGTAGCCGGACCATTGGGAGTTCAATTGGATTCTTTGGCGGATATGGTAACAAGTGGTGTTGTTCCGGGATATACAATTTATAGGTTTTTAAATGAAATTGATATTGATGAATTTGTAATAAATCATTGTATATATCAATATAAAGGTGCAGACTACATACCCTATTTAGGTTTTGTCATAACTCTTGGAGCATGTTATCGCTTAGCAAAATTCAATATCGATACAAGACAGTCGGATTCATTTATCGGGTTACCAACACCTGCAAATGCTCTGTTTTTTACAAGTTTACCACTTTTGCATATTATCCCAGATAATGTAAATGATGCTGTGAACTTGAATTTTACATTGTTGAAAATAGTATTGGTAGTGTTAGTGTTCTTAAGTGCCTATGTCATGAATGCCGAGATTCCATTGTTTTCACTGAAGATTAAGAACTTTAGTTTTGCCAAATACAAACTGCAGATTTTCTTTTTAGCGCTTTCAATTTTGTTATTGGCTTTCCTTCAAATACTGGCAGTTCCGTTGATAATTATAATCTACGTTTTACTGTCGGTTATCAATAATATAGTCACAAAAAAAGCTTCCGTTTAGGAAGCTTTTTTATTGATTTCGTGTAATCATATAAATCATAAATCCGAAAAGGGAAAAGAAGATCAGCATGTATACATATGCATAGCGATGTGCAAAGTTGAATGTTACTCCATAAGCAGGATTGGGTTTGTCAACTAGAACCCGATCATCTTCCTTACAGTAGTAGAACATACCAAAAACCTTCCAATTTTTAGGGTCTTTGTGTAGTTTTTCCTGCCGTTCTTTCAACGAGCTTTCCATTTATTAAAACGTTAGTTTCTTTTTACGAAGTTCAAAGTTTTGTCCGAGATATACTTTTCTTACCATTTCGTCAGCAGCTAATTCTTCCGGAACTCCGGCTTTCAGAATTCCACCTTCAAACATTAAGTATGTTTTATCCGTAATAGCCAAAGTTTCCTGAACGTTGTGATCGGTAATTAAGATTCCGATGTTTTTATTTTTTAACTGTGCTACAATTCGCTGAATATCTTCAACAGCTACAGGGTCAACGCCTGCGAATGGTTCATCAAGTAGAATAAATTTCGGATCCGTAGCCAAAGCTCTCGCGATTTCGGTTCGTCGCCTTTCACCACCGGAAAGTAAATCGCCACGATTGGTTCTGATATGCTCCAGACTAAACTCGGCAATCAGGCTTTCCATTTTGGCTATTTGCTCTTGTTTGGTGTAATTGGTTAATTGCAAAACACTCAAAATATTATCTTCGATGCTCAACTTTCTGAAAACTGAAGCTTCCTGCGCCAAATAACCAATTCCGTGTTGGGCACGTTTGTACATTGGAAATTCCGTGATATTCATGTCATCCAAATAGATATTACCTGAATTTGGTTTAACCAATCCAACAATCATATAGAACGAAGTTGTTTTTCCGGCGCCATTCGGACCCAAAAGCCCCACGATTTCACCTTGATTTACTTCTACAGAAATGCCTTTTACGACACTTCGGCCTTTATAGGTTTTGACTAAATTTTCGGCTCTTAACTTCATGTTTGAGGTTCTAAGGTTCTAAGTAACTAAGGTACTAAGTTTTATTTAATGCAAATAAACAAAATCCATTTGCTTGATTTATCGTTTTAACTTCAATTTTGGAAACTGATTACTAAATACTGATTACTGACCACTTTCCTCTAACGCTTCCCAAAATTCATAAGCTCTTCTCAGGTGCGGAATTACAATGGTTCCTCCAACTAAAGTAGCAATTCCCATAGCTTCCATCATTTCTTCTTTGGTGATGCCTTCTTTATAACTTGTTTCCAAATGGTATTTGATGCAATCGTCACAACGCAATACTGTAGAAGCCACAAGTCCGAGAAGCTCTTTCGTTTTTACATCCAAAGCGCCTTCAGCATAAGCATTGGTATCCAGATTGAAAATTCGTTTTACAATTTTATTATTGTCTGCCAATAATTTTTCGTTCATTTTTGAACGATAGTCATTAAATTCTTCAACTAGTTTGCTCATCTTTCTTTTTATTTTTTTCTACAATTGCTGAAATCCAGATACAGCCTTCATAAATTATCAACATAGGTACAGCAACGGTAACCTGACTTACAACATCCGGAGGCGTTACAATTGCAGCAATAATCAATATGATTACAATAGCCCATTTTCTGTATTTTCTTAAGAAACTCGGGCCAACTAATCCTAATTTGGTCAGGAAATAAATGATGATTGGCAATTCAAAATACAATCCACTGGCAATGACAGCTGTTTTAACCATGCTAACATAGGAATCTATACTAAATTGATTTTTCACAACGCTGCTTATAGAGAATGTTGCCAGGAAATTTACCGACATTGGAACGATTACAAAATAACCAAAAAGCACACCCAAAAAGAATAGTATCGAAGCTACAAAAATGAAAAGTTTGGCGTTCTTTTTCTCTTTTTCATACAAGGCCGGACTAATAAATTTCCATAATTCCCAGAGGATATAAGGGAAAGCCAAAATAAAACCTGCGGTGATACAAACCCAGACAAAAATATTTACCTGACCTTCCATTTGAGTATTCTGAATAATGAAATTTAGTTCGGTAATACAAATGCTGTCAGCAAAACCAAGGTAATGTGAAGCGTCACAAAAGAAACGATAGGTTATAAAACTTGGGTCGGTTGGACCAAAAATTAAATCACTGAAAATATAATCTGCAAAAAAATAGGAAACAATTGCCATGGTGACAACGGCAGCCGAACTTCTTACCAACAACCATCTTAACTCTTCAAGATGATCCAGGAATGACATTTCATTAAGTGGTTTCTTTGCCATTATACAATGCCTTCTTTTAAAATGTCATGCAAGTGAATTACGCCTTTGTAGTCATCATTATCAACAACCACTAATTGCGTAATTGAAAAATCTTCAAGGATATTCAAGGCATCGCTAACCATATCTGTTGATTTTATGGTTTTCGGTTTTTTGGTCATTATCTCCTGTGCTGTCAATCCTGTAATGTTTTCAGTTTTGTTCAACATTCTTCTGATATCACCATCGGTTATGATTCCAATAACTTTATTATTTTCTACAACAGCAGTAACTCCAAGACGCTTTTCAGATATCTCAATAATTGCATTTTTGATAG is part of the Flavobacterium sangjuense genome and harbors:
- a CDS encoding glycosyltransferase family 4 protein, which codes for MKNLLYIGNKLSDHGYTSTSIETLGMFLEAEGFHVYYASSKKNKVSRMFEMILKTFKYARKVDYVLIDTYSTKNFWYAFIISQLCRILNLKYIPKLHGGNLPSRIVRSKFFSNLIFKNAYINIAPSYYLLEAFKKSGYTNLKYIPNTIEMQLYPSTVKEFKSPKILWVRSFAKIYNPLMAVKVFIKIKAAFPEAKICMVGPKKDDSYSKTLKFAKKNNIEVIFTGKLSKTDWIELSKDYNVFINTTHFDNTPISVIEAMALGLPVVSTNVGGIPYLLEHDVNALLVNDDDVDGMTDQINRLFTEPNLANTLSEKGKESVQSFDWEIVKKQWIELLV
- a CDS encoding sugar transferase, which translates into the protein MNKYKDIHFEVSERKILLRIFDVISVLLSLYLVGIVFKFNYFNISTTNFYWTIVLGIYLNFIGSVFEMYNLQVASNQFQVIKSIILTSSITVLMYLLTPVYTPLLPTNRLQILIFYLAIFVALFIWRMIYVRFFASNRFSKKVILICDKEQLKELVHALESADPHYRVLGFVNSDSANTKTNDKIKSIDINNLEAFVKENSISEVVIASQKTDGITVNLYNQLIHLLENGYIIREYTQVYENITQRIPVQYVSRDFYRYFPFSRSNQNHFYLIIVRLFEIIFSLIGLLIGLVILPLILIGNLFGNRGKLFYTQERVGKNGKIFNIVKYRTMVKNAEEEGAVFATTNDSRVTPFGKIMRKSRMDEIPQFINILKGDMAVIGPRPERPIFVSEIAEVMPFYETRHVIKPGLTGWAQVNYSYGETIDDSLIKLQYDLYYIKHRSIFLDVNIIFKTLSTVLLYRGQ
- a CDS encoding lipoprotein N-acyltransferase Lnb domain-containing protein; amino-acid sequence: MLKKILCFSLLLYSFIAFSQEPNLSADAQVSIFTCDRGEELYSTFGHTALRITDPNNALDVVYNYGYFDFRTENFYFKFVKGDLQYYMKVTSYDDFVFEYKLERRQVIEQTLNLPLAKKQELFDALNKSLLSDEKSYTYKFIDRNCTSMVVNKINGLFGTEKIQKVDDKSISYRTVLYPYFENYFWYKLGINIVFGAKTDQNAEKLFLPIELLNSLDKATVDGKPLVSKKETVVQGVSSQPQFSFFDSIYLICVVLLLLVITNKLFLFKGYLFVCGILGLFLCLIGLYSQHEELLWNYNALLFNPLFLLIPFAKNNFLKKLNATLLILLLIYCILMLTKPHLMIMMPFIVTNLYILLKLNGRNPLKLLSPIK
- a CDS encoding PorV/PorQ family protein; translated protein: MKKTIAILLLFISIITHAQSVRKYSNEFMNIGVDAAALGMSNAVTAFTSDVNSGYWNPAGLLKIEDSEAALMHASYFANIAQYDYAAYAKKIDDRSAWGISLIRFGVDDILNTTQLIDSEGNIDYNRISLFSTADYGLTFSYARRPTLVEGLQYGVNAKVIRRVIGDFASSWGFGFDFGLQYESNDWHYGVMLRDITTTYNIWAIDEDKYNEIKDAVAGQNQEPPESTEITFPKAQLGVSKKFDFHTEYTLLAAVNLNMQFAETNDIISNSAFSIDPALGLEFGYTDLVFLRAGVGNFQNVEQLDGSTKVNFQPNIGLGFKYKGIQVDYALTDLGDQSAALYSNIFSVKIDLSIFR
- a CDS encoding CDP-alcohol phosphatidyltransferase family protein codes for the protein MKIKALIPNLFTMLNLFCGCVALVMISNLNFDWAFFFVCLGIFFDFFDGFFARKFGVAGPLGVQLDSLADMVTSGVVPGYTIYRFLNEIDIDEFVINHCIYQYKGADYIPYLGFVITLGACYRLAKFNIDTRQSDSFIGLPTPANALFFTSLPLLHIIPDNVNDAVNLNFTLLKIVLVVLVFLSAYVMNAEIPLFSLKIKNFSFAKYKLQIFFLALSILLLAFLQILAVPLIIIIYVLLSVINNIVTKKASV
- the lptB gene encoding LPS export ABC transporter ATP-binding protein, producing the protein MKLRAENLVKTYKGRSVVKGISVEVNQGEIVGLLGPNGAGKTTSFYMIVGLVKPNSGNIYLDDMNITEFPMYKRAQHGIGYLAQEASVFRKLSIEDNILSVLQLTNYTKQEQIAKMESLIAEFSLEHIRTNRGDLLSGGERRRTEIARALATDPKFILLDEPFAGVDPVAVEDIQRIVAQLKNKNIGILITDHNVQETLAITDKTYLMFEGGILKAGVPEELAADEMVRKVYLGQNFELRKKKLTF
- a CDS encoding carboxymuconolactone decarboxylase family protein, whose protein sequence is MSKLVEEFNDYRSKMNEKLLADNNKIVKRIFNLDTNAYAEGALDVKTKELLGLVASTVLRCDDCIKYHLETSYKEGITKEEMMEAMGIATLVGGTIVIPHLRRAYEFWEALEESGQ
- the tatC gene encoding twin-arginine translocase subunit TatC; its protein translation is MAKKPLNEMSFLDHLEELRWLLVRSSAAVVTMAIVSYFFADYIFSDLIFGPTDPSFITYRFFCDASHYLGFADSICITELNFIIQNTQMEGQVNIFVWVCITAGFILAFPYILWELWKFISPALYEKEKKNAKLFIFVASILFFLGVLFGYFVIVPMSVNFLATFSISSVVKNQFSIDSYVSMVKTAVIASGLYFELPIIIYFLTKLGLVGPSFLRKYRKWAIVIILIIAAIVTPPDVVSQVTVAVPMLIIYEGCIWISAIVEKNKKKDEQTS